CACGCCTACTTCTACGACGGTTGTCGAAACGAGGCAATCAATTTTCCCCTCACTGAATTCCCTCATGATCGCATCTTTCTCATCGGAATGAAGTCTCCCATGCATGAGGCCGACTGTGTACCGCCCGGCAAAATGGTGGGTGAGCTGGCCATGGACATCTACGGCATTCTGCACATCGATCTTATCTGATTCCTCAATGAGCGGACAAATGACATATGCTTGTCTGCCGGCTTGCAACTCCTTCTCCATCTTCCGTAACACTGGCAATAAAGATTCCTCTTTCAACCAGTATGTTTCAATTTTTTTCCGTCCTGCTGGCATTTCGTCTAAGATCGAGACATCCATTTCCCCGAAGGCAGTGATGGCCAGTGTACGTGGGATCGGTGTCGCCGTCATGAAAAGGACGTCGGGATTAAGTCCTTTCTCCCTTAACACACGCCGTTGTTCCACACCGAAACGATGCTGTTCATCCGTTATGACGAGTCCCAGTTTTGCGAAACCGACATCCGGCTGGATCAATGCGTGCGTCCCGATCAGCAGATCGATTTCTCCGCTTTGCAATTTCTCAATGATGATCCTTCTCGCTTTCCCTTTCGTGGATCCGGAGAGAAAGGCGACATTCACTCCAAACGGCTCAAGCCATGATGAAAGGGAATCGGCATGCTGTTCCGCAAGAATTTCCGTCGGTGCCATAAGCGCACCTTGAAACCCACCAGTAATCGCCGCAAATAGGGCAATAGCAGCTACGACCGTCTTTCCGGAACCTACATCCCCTTGCAGCAGACGATTCATCCTCATCGGGCTTTTCAATTCGGCACATAGCTCATTGACAACCTTTTTTTGTGCATTCGTCAGCTCGAAAGGCAATGAAGCAATGAACTCCTTGATACGATCCAGATCATAATGAATCGGAGTTCCTTTTTCGGTTTCTTTACGGATTTTTTTCATACCGATCATTTTCAATTGAAATTTCAAGAGTTCCTCATAGACAAAGCGTCTACGTGCCTGTTTCACGTCATTCGGCGATTTTGGAAAATGCACCATTTCAAGTGCTTCTCCGACCGACGGCAACAAATAAGCTTCCCGCAATGAATACGGAAGAACTTCGGCAATTTCACCGCTGCACAAATCTAGTGCCTGTCTCATATATTTGCGGAACGTCTTTTGGTGCATGACGTTTTTCAAACTATAGACAGGTTCAAAATCAGCTTGATCTGTTTTCGGCCCCTGACTGAAGTTGCTCACATTGATCACTTGCCTGCCACGATCCCATTTGCCTGTCACCGTAACGATCATTCCGATTGAAATTCGGTCTTTCAAGTAATGTTGATTGAAGAAAACCGCTTTAACGAGATGGTTTCCGGCCAGCAACCGTAATTGGAGTCGTGATTTATTTCTCCCCAAAAAAAGAACGGAAGGCTCACTTTCGACCCTTCCTTCAATGGTGACCCGTTCATTATGCGGCGTTTCAGCTAAATTTTTCAATCTGAAGTCTTCATGGCGGTACGGAAATGTATTGATTAACTCTTCAATCGTTTCAATGCCAAGTTTTTGAAGTTGTTCTGCAGATGCCTTGCCGACGCCTTTTAGCGTTGTGACAGAGTCAAGAATTGACGGCGTCACGAGACGTTTTGTCCTTTCCGAAAATCTCGGCTTCGAGCGCCTTTCCAGTAGGAGTGGCAGCTAAGCCCCCTTTTGCGGTTTCCCTTAACGCGGAAGGCATTGACTGTCCGATTCTATGCATCGCTTCAATCACTTCATCAGTCGGAATCCTGCTTACTACTCCTGCAAGAGCCATATCCGCTCCGACAAGGGCTTTTGCAGCTCCCATTGCATTACGCTTCACACATGGTACTTCTACTAGACCCGCCACCGGATCGCACACAAGTCCGAGCATGTTTTTCATGACGATTGAAAAAGCCTCTGCACTTTGCTGAGGAGTTCCTCCAGCCATTTCAACGATCGCAGCGGCAGCCATCGAAGCGGCTGATCCAGTTTCCGCTTGACATCCTCCTGCTGCTCCAGAGATGGATGCATTATTTGCCACGACAAAGCCGAAAGCGCCTGATGTAAATAAGTAATTCACCATCTGCTCTCTCGTTGGGTTCAATTTGTCTTTCACTGCGAAAAGCGTTCCTGGTACAATTCCGGCAGCCCCTGCAGTTGGAGTTGCACAGATCATTCCCATTGCTGCGTTTACTTCGTTTGTCGCAACCGCTTTACTGACAGCATCCAAAATAAGGTCCCCTGAAAGCGATTTCCCGGACTTAATATAGTTTTGAATAAGGACTGCATCGCCGCCTGTCAAACCGGAAGTCGATTTTACGCCTTGCAACCCTTGCTCGACAGCGCTTTCCATGACGGAAAGATTATTTTCCATTTGAGCGACAATCTCTTCACGTGAACGTCTTGTCATTTGCATTTCCTGTTCAATCATAATTTCCGAAATCGACTTATTTTGTGTTTCCGCGAGTGCTACTAATTCTTTTACAGTACCGAATAGAACTTCCATTGCTATTTCCCTCCTCAGTTCGCCAATGTTGAAACTTGCGTAACATTCGGCAACGATTTCAATTCATTTATGAGTGTTTCATCAAACATCTGGTCGACTTCGATAACCATCAGAGCCATTTTCCCTTTTTCCTTCCGGCCAACTTCCATATGCGCAATGTTCATGCCTTGCGAAGCGATAGCGTTGGAAACATTTGCAATGACGCCCGAACGATCGTCGTGTACAACGAGGAGCGCCGGGAAATGACCCGATAAGCGAAGTGGAAAGCCATTCAACTCAGTGACTTCCATTGTACCGCCACCGATTGAAATCCCGACAAGCTCCATTTCGCCTTGACTGTCGCCAATAACAATTTTTGCCGTATTCGGATGATCGGCTTCTTCCTCTTCGGGAATGAACTCGAAAGTCATGCCGAGTGCTGCGGCATCTTCAAAAGCCGTTTTTATTCTTTCATCAAACGTGTCGTAATCCAGCAACCCCCCGATAATCGCAACGTCAGTCCCATGCCCTTTATAAGTTTCTGCAAAAGAACCATAGAGATGAATTTTCGCCCACTCCGGCTGACGTCCGAACAAATCCCGGGCTACTCGTCCAATTCGAGCTGCTCCAGCGGTGTGCGAAGATGAAGGCCCGATCATGACGGGACCAATAATTTCAAAGACAGATCTATATTTCATTTAAACTACCCCCTTATTGAGAAGCAAACACTCTCTTCATTTTACCGTAGATTTCAAGTAAAGACAAAATAGAAAATCGGCATGCCCCAAAAGGCATGCCGTCGTTTTTTCCGTATTATTCCACGGAAAGGATATAAGGATAAAGCGGTTGTTTCCCGTTGTACAATTCGACTTCTGTATGATCATACGTGGATTCCACGTATTCAGCAATTTCAGCAGCTTCTTGCTCAGTTACATCCTCTCCATAGATGATTGTTACGATTTCATCATCTTCATTGATGAGTGATTCAAGCAACGTCTTCATAACATCATCTAAAGAAGGATTGGAGATAACAATTTTACTGCCTGCAAGTCCCATAAAATCATCTTTTTTAATATCGATGCCATCTATGGATGTATCCCGGATCGAATAAGTGACTTGGCCAGTTTTCACGCCGGCCGCCGCTTTGGACATGCTCTTTTCATTATCAGCCACTTCGGCTTCAGGATTGAATGCGAGAATTGCCGCCAGCCCTTCCGGAACGGATTTCGTTTCGACGACAGCTGCTTCGATGCCAATCACTTCTGCTGCCTGCTTTGCCGCCATGATGATATTTTTATTGTTCGGCAAAATGATGACCCGCTCCGCACCAACGTCTTTGATAGCCTTGACGATATCTTCGGTTGATGGATTCATCGTCTGTCCGCCTTCAATGACAGCAGAAGCTCCGATGCTCTTCAACAAGTCGGCAATTCCTGTCCCCATTGCCACTGTTACAATTGCGTATGGATGAGAAGCTGTCTCCGCCTTTTTAGTCGAATGGCTTTCCCCGACAATATCAATATGCTGCTGACGCATGTTTTCGATTTTAATATTAATGAGCGAACCGTATTGCTGTGCATAATTCAATGCATCTCCCGGCTCTTCAGTGTGAATATGTACTTTCGCAATCTCCTCATCTGAAATGACAAGCAATGAATCACCGAACTTGCTCAGGTCCTGGCGGAAATCGCCTTCCTCGAAAGGATGCTTCTTCACTTTTTCATCCTCGAATTTCACCATGAATTCTGTACAATAGCCGTAAACAATATCTTCAGTGTTCATGAATCCTTGTACTCCACGATGATGCTCGGCGTTGACTAGATCCTCCATCAGATCCATATTCGTCCGCTCAGGAAGCTCTTCCCCTTTCAGACATGCCAAAAAGCCTTCATATACATAAACAAGGCCTTGTCCGCCACTATCGACGACACCAACTTCCTTCAAAACCGGAAGTAGATCTGGAGTCCGTTTCAAAGAAGCTTTCGATTCTTCAACGATTGCCTCCATCACTTTAATGATGTCTGTAGTCGACTTCGCCACTTCAACACCTTTGTTCGCTGCATCTTTGGCAACAGTAAGAATCGTACCTTCAACAGGCTTCATGACTGCTTTATATGCCGTCTGCACTCCATATTCCAGTGAATTTGCGAACTTCTTGCTATCCAGCTTCTCTTCCTCTTCCACAGCCTTGCCAAAACCACGGAACAATTGGGATAGGATGACCCCGGAGTTCCCGCGTGCTCCCATCAATAGGCCTTTAGACAATGCTTGGGCGGTCTTGCCCAGATGCGCAGAAACATTCGCTTCCGTTTCCTTTGCCCCGGACGTCATGGATAAATTCATATTTGTCCCTGTGTCCCCGTCAGGAACAGGAAACACGTTAAGTGAATCGACATAGTCTGCATTCTGATGAAGGTGATGCGCACCCATCCTCACCATGTCGGCAAATTTCACACCATCAATAAAATTCATTGAAATGTTTTCCTCCTTCTATCAGTTCGTCACCCGAACTCCTTGAACAAATATATTCACTGAATCCACTGTTAACGATAAGGTCTTTTTCAATGTATACATCACTTTGGATTGCACTTGGTATGCGACCTCAGAGATTTTTGTTCCATATCCGATAATGACATACATATCGATATGTGTTTCGTCTCCGATATTTCTAACAATGACTCCTTTTGCATAGTTCTCTTTTCCAAGGATGTCTGTAAGTCCATCCCGGATCTGATGACGCGAAGCCATGCCGACAATTCCGTAGCATTCGATTGCCGCCTCTCCCACCACTTGGGCAATGACGTCATTCGTAATATCTATCGTACCGTAATCGTTTTTCATCTCGATTGACATGAAAGCTTCCCCTCCTGCATCCATAATAACTACCCCCATTGTACTATACACGATAACAATATAAAAGCGTAGGATGGTGTTTAACTGCGACAGCTAGTTCAAAGATGTGCTCGTAACGCTTTGCTTTTACTCGCAAAAGCCGTTCTTCGTCACGGCTTTCACTGGAGGAATTGAAACGAAAGGCGGTTTTTGCCTTTCGCTTCAAGGCCGAAGTAACCCGAGCAAATCGAACAAAGAAGGGTTCGATTTGCCGTATTTCTGCGGTTTTTGCAGAAATCAAGGCAGCCTTCCAGCGCGCGGACTAGATATTAGAAGAGCGTAGTAACTGTTGTAAAGGATTTTCACTTGAAAGCATCAGTAAAAAAGGTTGCATGCCCTTATTTCCTGTGATAAAGTATTATGGTATGCGAATTAGATAGTGAATCGCTTAATCAATATTAGCGAGGAGGTCATAAAAATGGCTAAAGAATGTGTAGTTACTGGCCGCAAAGCACGTACGGGGAATGCCCGTTCACACGCAATGAATGCCAACAGACGTACTTGGGGAGCTAATCTTCAAAAAGTCCGTATTCTTGTAAACGGTAAACCGAAACGTGTTTGGGTATCTGCGAGAGCGCTCAAATCAGGTAAAGTGCAAAGAGTATAATATCTTTATCCGCGTTCCGATTACTATAAGACAAAAAGAAATAAAACGCCAGGCCGATAAGTTCAGCCTGACGTTTTTTCTTTTTTCCGTTTTTTGTTTCGCTGGCTTGCAGTAGCTTGGGTTTTAACCTTATCTTCTTTTTGGAAGACGACCATGCATTTTCGTACAAAGCTACTTAGAAACTTCGGCATCGTAAAAGTATAAACTCGCAATTCCCTTCTCCTTTCAGGAATCTGAACTTCTTACCATTAAGCATATGCCCTGTCGGAATGAGATAGTACAAACTTCTGAAATTGGTTCATTGCTCGTGAATTTCGTCATGCCCATATCCATCCTTTCGTTAACCGTCTCATACTTGAAGCCGGTCAATGTCAGGCCTTCTACAGAACTGCCGAAGGGGAAAAATGAAATATAAGGGAACTGGGCAGCCCTTTTCACCCGATGGACTCCAGGACGAAGTAATGAAAGTTCATTATGAGCGTTGCGGATGCGGAATGAAACTTCTTTATGTTCCATCTGCATCCGAAGTAATAAATGCAATGCCGATTCGAAATGATCCAACCTGCCCCCAGTGACACCGGTCAAAATCACTTCTCCCGGACGATAGGAAATGGCGCGATCTACAGCCAGTTCCGTGTCCGTTTCGTCTTTTTCTGTCTGGAAGGGATAGACTCGTTCCACAGATTCTTTTATTCTGCTATACTCCTCTTCACTCACTGAATCAAAATCTCCGATTGCCTCTTCGGGAATAATCCCTTGATCCAGTAAATGAATTGCCCCGCGGTCTACGCCGATGAAAATTGTCCCTTCCGCCTCGTAAGCGGACAGGTCGGGCAACTCCCCGGTTGGCCCGCCTGCACAGATGATAATCCTATTCATCAATTCAGTACGCTTTCCCCAGCGGCTTTAATCCTTTGCAGTGCTTCCGTACGATCTTCCGCATTATAAACGGCCGAGCCAGCGACAAATATATTGGCGCCCGCCTCAACGCAAGGGATGATCGTTTCCTCATTGATGCCGCCATCGATTTCGATATCGATTGACAATCCTCTTTCCTTGATCAGATCGGACAATTGCTTCACTTTCGGAAGTACGGAATGGATGAACTTCTGTCCCCCGAATCCCGGATTGACCGTCATGAATAATACCATGTCGATATCTTCAAGGATATGGACGATATGCTCTACCGGCGTATGCGGGTTCAGTACGACACCCGGCTTCACTCCGAAAGAACGGATCAGCTGAATGGTGCGATGCAAGTGTCGGCACGCTTCCACATGGACAGTAATATAATCCGCTCCCGCTTTCGCGAACTGTTCAATATATGCATCAGGGTTCTCAATCATGAGATGGACATCGAGCGGAAGATCCGTAACTGGCCGCAACGCTTCCACAACAATCGGTCCCATCGTAATGTTCGGAACGAAATGGCCATCCATTACATCAATATGAATCAGTTCAGCTCCAGCTTTCTCAACTTCTTTCACTTCATCTGCCAACTTCGAAAAGTCCGCAGCTAAAATGGACGGTGCAATTTTAATCATTTTCAATACCTCGGCTTTCGGTCAGTAATCTCTTGCAGAAATTGCAAATAATTAGAGTAGCGGGATTGAAGGATTTCCCCGGTCTCCACTTTCTGTTTAACTGCGCAGCCAGGCTCCTTCAAATGCAAGCATCCCCTGAATTTGCATTCATGCGCCACGTTTTCCATTTCAACGAAAGTATCACGTAATTCCTCTTTCTCGATATGATCAAAATCAAGGGAGCTGAAGCCTGGCGTGTCAGCGACGAGCCCGCCAGCAACTTCCAAAAGTTCTACATGGCGCGTTGTATGTTTGCCTCTGCCAAGTGCTTCCGAAATCACTCCAGTCTTCAAAGAAAGCTCAGGAATCAACGTGTTGAGCAATGTTGATTTTCCGACGCCGGACTGACCGGCAAGAACCGTTGTTTTTCCATCCAAGAATGGTTCAAGCAAGAGGAATAGGTCTGGATCTCCGATAAAAGTAACGATGACATCGTAGCCGATACCGCGGTAGTACGCAGCTGCAGTTTCCGCTTGACGTAGATCCCCTTCCCCTGCGACGTCTTTCTTGGTCAGACAGATAACCGGTTTTATGCCGACTGATTCGATGACAGCAAGGAACCGATCTAATAGATGGAAACTGAAATCCGGTTCCACAATCGAAAATACGAGCAACGCCTGGTCAACGTTTGCAATCGGCGGTCTGACCAGCTCATTTTCCCGTTCATGAACTTCAGTGATGGTTGCATCATTATCACCTTCACGGACAATCGTGACAAAGTCTCCGACAAGGGGTGATATACCCCTAATTTTAAAGACCCCACGGCCTTTGCACTGGATAAGATCTCCGTCCTTTACCTTGACATAATAAAAACCGCTTATCGCTTTTCTAATTTGTCCTTCCGGCATCCAATCCCTCTTTCTCATTCGGCATCATTATAATTAATCGATTTTTCTGCAATAATTTCCGAATCTCTACGGACCTGATAATGGCCGCTTTGGCCTTCTTCCAATGTGAGTGTAATCTCTCTCTGCACATCTTCCGTTATCGTAAATTCAGCAACTGGTTCCGTCATGGAATGTTTGCTGTCCTGAATATAGATTTTGATCGTTTGCGGTTCAGGGTCTTTGTCTTCCTCATCGTCTTCAACATTCGATGGTTCATATGGAATCGTAACCTTGTACACAACATACTTAACCGGGGCCTTCGCCTTGCCTTTTGAAAGGACTACGTCAACTGTCGCACCTTTTTCAAGTTCGGCGTTCGCTGAAGGTTTTTGTGAAATGACATGACCTTCCTTCACACTATCAGATTCTATCCTATTAACGATTCGAACATTGAAGCCGGACGTATCAGCATAATCCTTCAATTTACTCTCAGAATAATTCGATAGATCAGCCAGTGTTTTCATTTCTTTCCCTAAACTGACTGTAAACACAATTTCAGTTTCTTCCGGAACTACTTTCTCGCCGGCTTCAGGCGACTGCTTCAGGATTTGTCCTTTTGGTGCATCACTGTGAACCCATTCTGGTCGAATATTACTAAATCCTCTACTATTTAGGAATTCAACAATTTCTTCATATTCCCTATCAACATAATTGGTCAGTTCTGTCGTTTCCTTGCCGATACTAACGTATAGGGTGACCGCTGATCCAATCTCTCGTTTTTTATTAGCCTCCGGATCTGTCCCGAAAACTTGTCCAGCTGGATATTCATCCGAATAATCCTCAACCTTATCTTCAACCACAAACCCATTTTCCTCAAGCGACGAAATCGCTTCCGCTTCCTCCAATCCCACCACCTCTGGTATCAAGGCAGTTTTCGGACCGAATAAGGTCGGCCAAAAATAAATCAGGAGGACTGCAATCGCCAACAGCAAAGCGGATAAGCCAACGATGATCGGCCACTTCTTCCGTTTCTTCTTCTGCTGCTGTTGCGGGGCAGGATCAGAATCAGGAACAGGACTGATGATTTTGGTCTTTTCTGAGTGGTCCGCTTTTGATGTGTCTGTAATGATAGGAATGACACGCGTCCGGTCATCATCGTAAGGGATGGTGAATTTCTCTTCATGCTGCCTCTCAGGTGATAAAACGGTGAGCAGGTCTTCATACATCTCATCCGCCGACTGGTATCTGTATGCAGCATTCTTCGCTGTCGCTTTTAAAATGACATTTTCGACACTTTGCGGAATGCCGGGAAATGAAAGTCTTACAGAAGGCGTCTCTTCCTGCAAATGTTTCAATGCGATTGCAACTGCAGTTTCCGCAGAAAAAGGCAGTTCACCTGTCAATAGTTCATAGAAGACAATCCCCAACGAATAAATATCCGACTTTTTCGTTGCCATTCCGCCCCTCGCCTGTTCGGGAGATAAATAATGGACAGTTCCGATAACAGAATTCGTTTTTGTATGTGACGTGGCGCTTAACGCCATTGCAATTCCGAAATCGGTTATTTTCACATTGCCTTCAGCGTCCATTAAAATATTCTGCGGTTTTATATCCCGATGGACAATCCCATTATGATGGGCATTGGCAATAGCCGAAACGAGCTGCCTCATGATTTTTACTGCTTGATGGACTTGCAAAGGACCATTCATTTGAATAAATTTCTTTAGTGTCTGGCCTTCAATATATTCCATAACGAGATAATGAATTTCTTCATCCTCGCCAACGTCAAAAATATTGACGATATGCGGATGAGTCAAACTTGTGGCAGATAGGGCCTCCCGCTGGAATCTCTTTTTCAGATCCTGCTCATTTGCGAAATCATAGTTCAAGACTTTAATGGCAACATCGCGGTCCAAAATGATGTCATGTGCCAAATAGACTTTCGACATTCCGCCTTCTCCGATTCCTTTGAGCACTTCGTAACGGCCGCCGATTCGTTTGCCGATCATTGTGGGCTCACCTCCGATGTGGAAGGGCTTGCCAATATGACAGAAATATTGTCTTCTCCACCCAATTCGTTCGCCAACTCGACCAATTTAACTGCCTTGTCATGCAAATCTCCATGCGCAGTGACGATTGTATGAATCTGTTTATTGTCGAGCTTATTGCTTAAGCCATCCGTACATATCAACAAGTATGTCTGTCCGTCCAATTTGAGTTGATAGAAGTCGGGCATGATCGTTTTCTCGGATCCTATAGCTCTCATTATCCAATTTCTTTGGGGATGTTTTGCCGCTTCCTCTTCGGTAATTTCTCCGGAATCCAGCAATATATTTACGAAGGAATGATCCTTCGTAATTTGCAGAATCTCATTCCGATTTATCGTGTATACCCTGCTATCCCCGATGTGAGTGACAAGTCCTTTATTTCCGTATATGAGCACAGCATCTAATGTTGTTCCCATCCCTTTGTATTCATTGTCATTTTCTGCAATGTCGAATAGGGTGCGGTTTACATACATTACCGTCTCCTGAAGCCATTCTTTCCAATCATCCTCGTCCATAGTTGCAGCGCTATCTACTTTCACGAACTGTTCGCCAAGTATCCTTACCGCTGTCGAACTTGCATAGTCCCCGCCACGGTGGCCTCCCATGCCATCCGCGACAACCGCGAGCGTCGGCCCGTCCTGAATTGCAAAGACTGCTGCACTATCCTCATTCACTGTCCGCTTCTTACCAACGTCTGTCACTATTTCGAATCGCAACACTCGTCCCCCCTTTTTCAAAGACACTGATTTTCAATTTCCCCTTATTGATTTGCTAGAAGTCAGTCGTTGTTCTTTACTCCTTCTTTTTGTGAAAAGCAGCGACGAAAAAGCCATCGCTTCCAAAGTGCTGCGGCAACACTTGAAGAAGATTGTCTTTGATTGCCAATGAGTCAATGTCGGCAAGCGCATCGATCGAATACAAGGTCAGATCTGGATGTGTTTCCAGGAAACGGCGGACCATTCCTTCGTTTTCGTCGTACTCTATGGTGCATGTGCTATAAACGAGAATGCCGTCATCTTTTAGTAACCGGTAGGCAGTAGCAAGAAGCTGCTCCTGGATTTCTGTCAAACTTTTCAAGTCCTGCTCGGTTTTATTGTATTTTATCTCCGGCTTGCGACGGATGACTCCAAGACCGCTGCAAGGAGCATCGACAAGGATGCGGTCAAATGAGGCAGGTCCATAAATGGACTCCAGTTCACGGCTATCCCCGCTTTTCGTTATGATGGATTGTATGCCGAGACGGTTAGCATTCGACTCAAT
The sequence above is drawn from the Sporosarcina luteola genome and encodes:
- a CDS encoding Stp1/IreP family PP2C-type Ser/Thr phosphatase, whose amino-acid sequence is MRFEIVTDVGKKRTVNEDSAAVFAIQDGPTLAVVADGMGGHRGGDYASSTAVRILGEQFVKVDSAATMDEDDWKEWLQETVMYVNRTLFDIAENDNEYKGMGTTLDAVLIYGNKGLVTHIGDSRVYTINRNEILQITKDHSFVNILLDSGEITEEEAAKHPQRNWIMRAIGSEKTIMPDFYQLKLDGQTYLLICTDGLSNKLDNKQIHTIVTAHGDLHDKAVKLVELANELGGEDNISVILASPSTSEVSPQ